A stretch of Crossiella cryophila DNA encodes these proteins:
- a CDS encoding response regulator transcription factor: MGRILIAEDEQRIASFVEKGLRANGFSTSTVADGNTALDYALTGDFDLVVLDLGLPGRDGFAVLHALRQARVTTPVIILTARDSVHDTVAGLEGGADDYMTKPFRFEELLARVRLRLRAPERAPEVTVLRQDELSLDLRTRRAQIQGRTVDLTAREFSLLELFLRHPGQVLTREQILSHVWGYDFDPGSNVVDVYVRALRRKLGAECVHTVRGMGYRLGD, encoded by the coding sequence GTGGGGCGGATCCTGATTGCCGAGGACGAGCAGCGGATCGCCTCGTTCGTGGAGAAGGGGTTGCGGGCCAACGGGTTCAGCACCAGCACGGTCGCCGACGGGAACACCGCGCTGGACTACGCGCTGACCGGGGACTTCGACCTGGTGGTGCTCGACCTCGGATTGCCCGGCCGGGACGGGTTCGCGGTGCTGCACGCGTTGCGGCAGGCGCGGGTGACCACGCCGGTGATCATCCTGACCGCGCGGGACTCGGTGCACGACACCGTGGCCGGGCTGGAGGGTGGCGCCGATGACTACATGACCAAGCCATTCCGGTTCGAGGAGTTGCTGGCCAGGGTGCGGTTGCGGTTGCGCGCCCCGGAGCGGGCGCCGGAGGTCACCGTGTTGCGTCAGGACGAGCTTTCACTGGACCTGCGCACCCGGCGGGCACAGATCCAGGGCCGGACGGTGGACCTCACCGCGCGGGAGTTCTCGCTGCTGGAGCTGTTCCTGCGGCATCCGGGGCAGGTGCTCACCCGCGAGCAGATCCTCTCCCACGTGTGGGGTTACGACTTCGATCCGGGCTCGAACGTGGTGGATGTGTACGTGCGCGCGCTGCGCCGCAAGCTCGGCGCGGAGTGCGTGCACACCGTGCGTGGCATGGGTTACCGGCTGGGCGACTAG
- a CDS encoding amidohydrolase yields MDHELGRRRVLQLFGLSAGAGVAAMRAADPVLAATLAYDEANGVSPGQYRAPSGLAKDSAAKDAALAWIDGNAESITRLSDEVWGFAELSLREWRSAQATAELLRRNGFRIEWGTGGFPAAFTATYGAGKPVLGFNVEYGALPGLSQQRGAGTHDPLVYNHDAYGPTYGAGHGDAHNALGAGATGAAIAVRHAMERHGLPGTLKVFGSTGEEQLVGKPFAVKAGAYEGLDAYLDWHPFAATLATWNTTSALASATFTFLGAAGHGGSPLGNKSGLDGALLMATMTEYLREKNVAPSGRFHYAIINGGGAPNVTPDMCSIWFFVREGSPARLTVLYDKIVAAAEAAAKASQTRLVHRFHAATWNSLGNKAAAELADENMRKIGPPQFSVEDQRLARALQKSLGRPEVGLPTQLVPLTPPPAAFLGGPSTDAADVSWRTPKVTVLAATFPPGIPHHNWAVTSAAATGIAHKGLLSAAKYLAATAVDLLTQPEVLAAIRKEFEERTAGANWKSLIPDGTQPPLYEPPADFLRATGQQWPPSGVTWPPPPVVSTEQLGSTGPELRPGI; encoded by the coding sequence GTGGATCATGAACTTGGGCGGCGGCGGGTGTTGCAGCTCTTCGGGTTGAGTGCCGGTGCCGGGGTCGCGGCGATGCGGGCGGCCGATCCGGTGCTGGCGGCCACGCTGGCCTATGACGAGGCCAACGGGGTGTCGCCAGGGCAGTACCGGGCGCCCAGCGGGCTGGCCAAGGACTCGGCGGCCAAGGATGCCGCGCTCGCCTGGATCGACGGCAACGCGGAGTCGATCACCAGGCTCAGTGACGAGGTGTGGGGGTTCGCCGAACTGTCGTTGCGGGAGTGGCGGTCCGCGCAGGCCACCGCTGAGCTGTTGCGGCGCAACGGGTTCCGCATCGAGTGGGGCACCGGTGGGTTTCCGGCCGCGTTCACCGCCACCTACGGCGCCGGCAAGCCGGTGCTCGGGTTCAACGTGGAGTACGGCGCGCTGCCCGGCCTGTCCCAGCAGCGCGGCGCGGGCACGCACGATCCGCTGGTCTACAACCACGACGCCTACGGGCCGACCTACGGCGCCGGGCACGGGGACGCGCACAACGCCCTGGGCGCGGGCGCCACCGGGGCCGCCATCGCGGTGCGGCACGCCATGGAGCGGCACGGGCTGCCGGGCACGCTCAAGGTGTTCGGGTCCACCGGGGAGGAACAGCTGGTCGGCAAGCCGTTCGCGGTCAAGGCCGGGGCGTATGAGGGCCTGGACGCCTACCTGGACTGGCACCCCTTCGCCGCCACCCTGGCCACCTGGAACACCACCTCCGCGCTGGCCTCGGCCACCTTCACCTTCCTCGGCGCGGCCGGGCACGGCGGCTCACCGCTGGGCAACAAGAGCGGGCTGGACGGCGCGCTGCTCATGGCCACCATGACCGAGTACCTGCGGGAGAAGAACGTCGCGCCGTCCGGGCGGTTCCACTACGCGATCATCAACGGTGGTGGGGCGCCCAACGTCACCCCGGACATGTGCTCGATCTGGTTCTTCGTCCGCGAGGGCAGCCCGGCCCGGCTCACCGTGCTCTACGACAAGATCGTGGCCGCCGCGGAGGCCGCCGCCAAGGCCAGCCAGACCCGGCTGGTGCACCGCTTCCACGCCGCCACCTGGAACTCCCTCGGCAACAAGGCCGCAGCCGAGCTGGCCGACGAGAACATGCGCAAGATCGGCCCGCCGCAGTTCTCCGTGGAGGACCAGCGGCTCGCGCGGGCGTTGCAGAAATCGCTGGGCCGGCCCGAGGTCGGACTGCCGACCCAGCTGGTGCCGCTGACCCCGCCGCCCGCGGCGTTCCTTGGCGGACCCTCCACCGACGCCGCCGACGTCTCCTGGCGCACGCCCAAGGTCACCGTGCTCGCCGCGACCTTCCCGCCCGGCATCCCGCACCACAACTGGGCCGTGACCTCGGCCGCGGCCACCGGGATCGCGCACAAGGGACTGCTGTCCGCGGCGAAGTACCTGGCTGCCACGGCCGTGGACCTGTTGACCCAGCCCGAGGTGCTGGCGGCCATCCGCAAGGAGTTCGAGGAGCGCACCGCCGGGGCCAACTGGAAGAGCCTGATCCCCGACGGCACCCAGCCGCCGCTGTACGAGCCGCCCGCCGACTTCCTCCGGGCCACCGGCCAGCAGTGGCCGCCGTCCGGGGTCACCTGGCCGCCGCCGCCCGTGGTGTCCACCGAGCAACTCGGCAGCACCGGGCCGGAGCTGCGGCCCGGCATCTAG
- a CDS encoding sensor histidine kinase: MARPGLPARVRIMGWLLAFMALVLAVVVVVVWRLLTSDVENRVNRGLEQETNEFVEFARLGRDPRPGRTITDGNRLLEAHLHNNQYPEPNEVHLGVVVKDDGTVLSTRRGETPVDLAADDALLRGIVDSPESFGSAPTAAGELRWAKVKLTAAGPHRAAFITAFFVDAVRAGADQTIRLLLLVSVIGFLLAAGVSWVVAGRILAPIRTVRQAAAAITEHDLTRRIPVHGKDDIAALAEQFNAMLDRLDQAFRTQRQFLDDASHELRTPITIVSGHLELMGDDPRERAEVVRLCTDELDRMNRIVQDLLLLAKAERPDFLRPAPVSLPELTSDIDAKVRALAPRRWVLESMAEDEVVLDAHRVTQAVVQLAQNAVQHTADGDEIRLGSAVHGENVSFWVTDSGPGIAEADRAAIFDRFARGSSGRGDRSGAGLGLAIVKVIAEAHHGVVRVLSEPGSGATFGVELPLVAVDGEASWGGS; the protein is encoded by the coding sequence ATGGCTAGGCCCGGGTTGCCCGCGCGGGTACGGATCATGGGCTGGTTGCTCGCGTTCATGGCACTGGTGCTCGCCGTGGTGGTGGTCGTGGTGTGGCGGCTGCTGACCTCCGATGTGGAGAACCGGGTGAACCGGGGGCTGGAGCAGGAGACCAACGAGTTCGTCGAGTTCGCCAGGCTCGGGCGGGATCCGCGGCCCGGCCGGACGATCACCGACGGGAACCGGCTGCTCGAGGCGCATCTGCACAACAACCAGTACCCCGAGCCCAATGAGGTGCACCTCGGGGTGGTGGTCAAGGACGACGGGACCGTGCTGTCGACCCGGCGGGGCGAGACGCCGGTGGACCTGGCCGCGGACGACGCCCTGCTGCGCGGGATCGTGGACTCGCCGGAGAGTTTCGGGTCCGCGCCGACCGCCGCCGGTGAGCTGCGCTGGGCCAAGGTGAAACTGACCGCGGCCGGACCGCACCGGGCCGCGTTCATCACCGCGTTCTTCGTGGACGCCGTGCGGGCCGGGGCTGATCAGACCATCCGGTTGCTGCTGCTGGTCTCGGTGATCGGGTTCCTGCTGGCGGCCGGGGTGTCCTGGGTGGTGGCCGGGCGGATCCTGGCGCCGATCCGGACGGTGCGGCAGGCCGCGGCGGCGATCACCGAGCATGACCTGACCCGGCGGATCCCGGTGCACGGCAAGGACGACATCGCGGCGCTGGCCGAGCAGTTCAACGCCATGCTGGACCGGCTTGATCAGGCGTTCCGGACACAGCGGCAGTTCCTCGACGATGCCAGTCACGAGTTGCGGACACCGATCACGATCGTGTCCGGGCATCTGGAGCTGATGGGTGATGATCCGCGGGAGCGGGCCGAGGTGGTGCGGTTGTGCACCGATGAGCTGGACCGGATGAACCGGATCGTGCAGGACCTGTTGCTGCTGGCCAAGGCGGAGCGGCCGGACTTCCTGCGGCCGGCCCCGGTCTCGCTGCCCGAGCTGACCAGCGATATCGACGCCAAGGTGCGGGCGCTGGCGCCGCGGCGCTGGGTGCTGGAGTCGATGGCCGAGGACGAGGTGGTGCTGGACGCGCACCGGGTCACCCAGGCGGTGGTGCAGCTGGCGCAGAACGCGGTGCAGCACACCGCGGACGGTGACGAGATCCGGCTTGGGTCGGCGGTGCACGGGGAGAACGTGTCGTTCTGGGTCACCGATTCGGGGCCGGGTATCGCCGAGGCGGACCGGGCGGCGATTTTCGATCGGTTCGCGCGGGGTAGTTCTGGACGTGGTGACCGCAGTGGCGCCGGGCTGGGCCTGGCGATCGTGAAGGTGATCGCGGAGGCGCATCACGGGGTGGTGCGGGTGTTGTCCGAACCGGGGTCGGGGGCGACCTTCGGTGTCGAACTGCCGTTGGTGGCAGTGGATGGGGAGGCGTCGTGGGGCGGATCCTGA